One region of Nitrospirota bacterium genomic DNA includes:
- a CDS encoding ferredoxin yields MTPYVDEELCIGCGTCQEICPAVFYLNETIGKAEVIDPEACEFVGCCEAAEENCPVDAISLKD; encoded by the coding sequence TTGACACCTTATGTCGATGAGGAGCTTTGTATTGGATGTGGGACATGTCAGGAGATATGCCCTGCTGTTTTTTACCTGAATGAGACCATCGGAAAGGCAGAGGTCATAGACCCAGAGGCATGCGAGTTTGTTGGCTGTTGCGAGGCGGCTGAGGAGAACTGCCCTGTGGATGCTATTTCGCTTAAAGATTAA